One stretch of Thermococcus sp. 21S9 DNA includes these proteins:
- a CDS encoding MarC family protein, translated as MSELSTILSSALLMLIMIDPSDKILLVSFLREDFHIEDIKALIVRANLIGFLLLATFAIAGQIILQEIFHININALKVAGGFVLFKIGLEALEGGGMFTLKRERDILALAAVPVAMPLIAGPAAITAVITLTAEYGYLVSLSATAIAIAIVALSMFVALYMMKSVNKTLLSVTIRIIGLFIMAIGAQMMVEGVVGIYLLMTSAG; from the coding sequence ATCATGATTGACCCGAGCGACAAGATACTCCTTGTCAGCTTCCTGCGCGAGGACTTTCACATAGAGGACATCAAAGCCCTTATCGTGAGGGCCAACCTGATAGGCTTCCTTCTCTTGGCGACTTTCGCGATAGCGGGCCAGATAATCCTCCAGGAGATTTTTCACATCAACATAAACGCTCTGAAGGTTGCAGGTGGCTTCGTTCTCTTCAAAATCGGTCTCGAAGCTCTGGAAGGCGGTGGAATGTTCACCCTCAAGAGGGAGCGCGACATTCTCGCTTTAGCGGCAGTCCCGGTCGCGATGCCTCTTATAGCCGGTCCCGCGGCAATAACCGCTGTAATAACCCTCACGGCGGAATACGGCTACCTCGTCTCCCTTTCAGCGACGGCCATAGCGATAGCAATCGTTGCGCTCTCGATGTTCGTGGCGCTCTACATGATGAAGTCCGTGAACAAAACTTTGCTGAGCGTCACAATCAGGATAATCGGTCTCTTCATAATGGCCATCGGAGCCCAGATGATGGTCGAGGGCGTCGTCGGGATATACCTCCTCATGACCTCGGCTGGATAA
- the hisS gene encoding histidine--tRNA ligase, whose product MKVERVKGTRDFLPEEMAKRRWVFERIRETFERYNFHEVLTPTFEYTELFKLRSGEEVVKQLYAFLDKGGRDISLRPDMTSSVARLYVSAFQTAPKPIKWYYMANMFRYEEPQSGRYREFWQAGVELIGSDKVEADAEVIALFTESYLATGLEDFTVNIGDRVLLDEFARMLGVKDDIGLMRLIDKKDKLTREEFVNALKDFGLSDEGVEKVLSLVEIKGEPNEVLPKAEELFTSEEAKAEIKRLYELVDLLDAYGVSKWIRIDLGIARGFDYYTSVVFEAIAPNDLGIGSIGGGGRYDNLIEVFGGKPTPATGFAIGVERLIPILEWKGLIPEIKLRPDVYVIPIGKEVELRKTAVEVVSSLRRAGVRADVELTGRKLRKALDYAGRLNVPYVVLIGKRDLENGNVTIRDMETGEQRVVKKEGLVEELLGLLGL is encoded by the coding sequence ATGAAGGTTGAGCGCGTTAAGGGAACGAGGGATTTCCTGCCCGAGGAGATGGCGAAGAGGAGATGGGTCTTCGAGAGAATTCGCGAAACCTTTGAGCGCTACAACTTCCACGAGGTTCTAACTCCAACCTTTGAGTACACCGAACTCTTCAAGCTCAGGAGCGGTGAGGAGGTTGTAAAACAGCTCTACGCCTTCCTCGACAAGGGCGGGAGGGACATCTCGCTCCGCCCGGACATGACGTCGAGCGTCGCGAGGCTCTACGTTTCAGCCTTCCAGACGGCCCCGAAGCCAATCAAGTGGTACTACATGGCTAACATGTTCCGCTATGAGGAACCTCAGAGCGGTCGCTACCGCGAGTTCTGGCAGGCCGGCGTTGAGCTCATCGGGAGCGATAAGGTTGAGGCCGATGCCGAAGTCATAGCGCTCTTCACCGAGAGCTACCTCGCGACCGGTTTGGAGGACTTCACCGTCAACATCGGCGACAGGGTTCTGCTCGACGAGTTCGCCAGAATGCTCGGCGTCAAAGACGACATCGGGCTCATGAGGCTCATAGACAAGAAGGACAAGCTTACCAGGGAGGAGTTCGTAAATGCTTTGAAGGACTTCGGGCTGAGCGATGAAGGGGTCGAGAAGGTTCTCTCGCTGGTTGAAATCAAGGGCGAGCCGAACGAGGTTCTCCCGAAGGCGGAGGAGCTGTTCACGAGCGAGGAAGCTAAAGCCGAGATAAAGCGCCTCTACGAGCTCGTTGATTTGCTCGACGCCTACGGTGTCTCGAAATGGATTAGGATTGACCTCGGAATAGCGAGGGGCTTCGACTACTACACGAGCGTCGTCTTTGAGGCGATAGCGCCGAACGACCTCGGAATCGGCTCGATTGGCGGTGGCGGTCGTTACGACAACCTCATCGAGGTCTTTGGCGGAAAGCCGACCCCGGCGACGGGCTTCGCCATCGGTGTCGAGAGGCTCATTCCAATACTTGAGTGGAAAGGCCTGATTCCGGAAATCAAGCTCAGGCCCGACGTTTACGTGATTCCCATTGGCAAGGAAGTCGAGCTCAGGAAGACGGCCGTCGAGGTGGTATCTTCCCTCAGGAGGGCGGGCGTTAGGGCCGACGTCGAGCTGACCGGAAGGAAGCTGAGAAAGGCCCTCGACTACGCGGGCAGGCTCAACGTGCCGTACGTGGTTCTCATCGGGAAGAGGGACCTCGAGAACGGCAACGTCACGATAAGGGACATGGAAACGGGCGAGCAGAGGGTTGTGAAAAAAGAAGGCCTTGTCGAGGAGCTACTCGGGCTCCTCGGCCTCTGA
- a CDS encoding winged helix-turn-helix domain-containing protein, whose amino-acid sequence MRRSRVEIIADILESANGTGATKTQIVYRANLNFKLATNYIKYLLRKGYLVEAIEGNRRIYRVTDKGRTFLRSLSTIYRELGDFDSFDGF is encoded by the coding sequence ATGAGGCGTTCAAGGGTTGAAATTATTGCGGACATCCTTGAGTCAGCCAATGGCACAGGTGCGACGAAAACCCAGATTGTTTACAGGGCGAACCTGAACTTTAAGCTCGCCACGAACTACATAAAGTACCTCCTGAGAAAAGGTTACCTCGTTGAGGCCATTGAGGGGAACAGACGTATATATCGCGTTACCGACAAAGGTAGGACTTTCCTACGAAGCCTTTCAACGATTTATCGTGAGCTCGGTGATTTTGATTCCTTCGATGGTTTTTGA
- a CDS encoding TasA family protein has translation MKSGILALLVVGVVLFGLGAGTWAYFSDTESSTGNYITADILNLKVSPDNSTWYDGTNVPSNIDFGKVYPGWSGSDDVYVMNEGGLPGELYLYMNYSMADNIHPESETDNGQTLADVIYVKIYYNDNLVWEGYLKDWNYDNSGNKLDLGPLDGGKTGKITVEASIDYNNAGNDIQGDKLTFDVHLYLQQVQG, from the coding sequence ATGAAGAGCGGAATCTTGGCTTTGTTGGTTGTTGGTGTTGTACTGTTTGGACTCGGGGCAGGAACCTGGGCCTACTTCAGCGACACAGAGTCCAGCACTGGGAACTACATAACGGCTGACATCCTGAATCTTAAAGTCAGTCCGGATAACAGCACCTGGTATGATGGAACCAACGTTCCCTCGAACATTGATTTTGGAAAGGTTTACCCCGGTTGGAGCGGTAGCGATGACGTTTACGTTATGAACGAAGGCGGTCTTCCGGGTGAGCTCTACCTCTACATGAACTACTCAATGGCCGATAACATACACCCCGAATCCGAGACCGACAACGGGCAGACCCTTGCGGATGTTATCTACGTCAAGATTTACTACAACGATAACCTCGTCTGGGAGGGCTACCTCAAGGACTGGAATTATGACAACTCCGGAAACAAGCTTGACCTTGGCCCACTCGACGGCGGAAAGACTGGAAAGATAACTGTCGAGGCTTCAATTGACTACAACAACGCCGGGAACGACATCCAGGGTGATAAGCTCACCTTCGACGTTCACCTCTACCTCCAGCAGGTGCAGGGGTGA
- a CDS encoding SipW-dependent-type signal peptide-containing protein encodes MRSAFFALFLAGLVVVAVGYGTWAYFSDVEVSAGNYVTADTLDLVLTDHTNSANAQWGYFYIAPGRVPGVNGGYVEGDRGIHIYNNGTYPNTTVEVWFTFKCYEDDDGNYTDGLHPGPESDTLQTNESAYMMLKEITVNTMEYTNSHTLRLIYDTKLTDTGYEHLAPELKSQFSPGQEITLDDLSRIKFVGLPGPQPLYGTLDIHDSQYLNEPNTQLSMDGFGAKMLNVSQDYWQGDVCIMTVHVRLVQSEP; translated from the coding sequence ATGCGCAGTGCCTTCTTTGCCCTCTTCCTGGCGGGGCTCGTTGTAGTAGCCGTCGGTTACGGCACCTGGGCCTATTTCAGCGACGTTGAGGTCAGTGCGGGGAACTACGTAACTGCGGATACCCTCGACCTCGTGCTTACAGACCATACCAACAGTGCGAATGCCCAGTGGGGATACTTCTACATTGCCCCTGGAAGGGTTCCCGGTGTTAACGGTGGCTACGTGGAGGGAGATAGGGGAATACACATCTACAATAACGGCACTTATCCAAACACGACGGTTGAGGTATGGTTTACGTTCAAGTGCTACGAGGACGATGATGGTAACTACACCGATGGTCTTCACCCGGGGCCAGAGTCGGATACACTCCAGACTAATGAGAGCGCCTATATGATGCTGAAGGAGATAACCGTGAACACCATGGAGTACACGAACAGCCACACCCTTCGCTTAATCTATGACACAAAGTTGACCGATACAGGATACGAGCATCTCGCACCCGAGCTGAAAAGCCAGTTCAGCCCGGGACAGGAGATTACCCTCGACGACCTGTCTAGGATAAAGTTCGTGGGTCTGCCTGGTCCACAGCCTCTCTACGGTACCCTCGATATACACGATAGCCAGTATCTAAACGAGCCCAATACCCAGCTGTCCATGGACGGATTCGGGGCAAAGATGCTCAACGTTAGCCAGGACTACTGGCAGGGTGACGTCTGTATAATGACCGTCCATGTGAGGTTAGTGCAGTCGGAGCCGTGA
- a CDS encoding signal peptidase I, whose translation MRRLISFAVILVLLLAFSRLRTLTPLVVLSGSMEPYFNPGDMVLIEPVNASGVQIGDVVAFHPTWAKGKEAGNTLYTHRVVGVIRNSTGLYFVTKGDNNKEDDPQPVPAQSVVGKVTIVLPYLGYMTRHNPDRRALFVVYVFFILLPGVYLLVSLVRDFFERPIVSRRKERFRLISSRFTRSVSLKKALGVFAVSFISLAVLMAPQLSSDDGWVSNNGKLPVLLISGGVPGYVYLHPGDSCACNYTHAVNAVLPVQWLVLLSGMPLFPWSLVLLLAMLLTLTLYPLWTSKFPNVEVKRHGTRFI comes from the coding sequence ATGAGAAGGCTTATCTCCTTTGCGGTCATCCTCGTGCTTCTCTTGGCCTTTTCAAGGCTCAGGACGCTGACGCCACTCGTTGTTCTGAGTGGGAGCATGGAGCCTTACTTCAATCCCGGTGACATGGTCTTAATCGAGCCGGTGAACGCCTCCGGTGTTCAAATCGGGGACGTGGTGGCCTTCCACCCGACGTGGGCTAAGGGGAAAGAGGCGGGCAATACACTGTACACCCACCGGGTCGTCGGTGTAATTCGAAACTCGACCGGTCTGTACTTCGTTACGAAGGGAGACAACAACAAAGAAGATGACCCCCAGCCGGTCCCCGCCCAGAGCGTCGTCGGGAAGGTCACCATCGTCCTTCCTTATCTCGGTTATATGACAAGGCACAACCCCGACCGGCGGGCGCTGTTTGTGGTTTACGTATTCTTCATTCTGCTTCCGGGAGTTTACCTGCTTGTTTCGCTCGTTAGAGATTTCTTTGAGCGCCCTATTGTCTCCAGGAGAAAGGAGCGCTTTCGGCTGATTTCCTCAAGGTTCACCCGTTCAGTCTCGCTAAAGAAAGCCCTTGGAGTCTTTGCAGTTTCTTTCATCTCCCTTGCGGTTCTCATGGCACCCCAACTTAGCTCAGATGACGGCTGGGTTTCCAACAATGGAAAACTGCCGGTGCTCTTAATCTCCGGTGGGGTTCCCGGATACGTCTACCTTCATCCCGGTGACTCCTGCGCCTGCAACTACACCCACGCAGTAAACGCCGTCCTCCCGGTTCAGTGGCTTGTCCTTCTCTCCGGGATGCCCCTTTTTCCCTGGTCGCTCGTCCTTCTTCTGGCCATGCTCTTAACGCTCACACTGTATCCCCTCTGGACGTCGAAGTTCCCGAACGTGGAGGTGAAAAGGCATGGAACCCGCTTTATTTGA
- a CDS encoding DUF5305 family protein produces the protein MEPALFEALLKIRRNWLAVLLVSLLLSGALAYAYTVTPSVVRETSKVSKPLYRWGGVLNASAVVAKENPIWSLGERVSLPIYPLDVTPVLEPTLTWEIYAKSANVNVTAHMKVLYYVSYNGERLFERVYNASSASGRNRVVLSIPVNVSDVVSRIESDVAFLKLPRFESGIEVKGDFSYSGTVEGRPVSGSGSLNGNVKVSYGSVYTFTGDAVNGTGTYTETVTFTRPVNRVKRTLLLGGSVLALVLAIVALVLRFRFNPSPDEVERMKAMAELRRYGKWISTGKLPESYVHSPPKVEFPSLGDLVETAIDHGKRVIHDSERGLYFFVDGGVLYIFSPKS, from the coding sequence ATGGAACCCGCTTTATTTGAGGCCCTCCTTAAAATTAGGCGGAACTGGCTGGCCGTTCTTCTCGTTTCCCTGCTACTCTCCGGGGCGCTGGCGTACGCCTACACTGTAACCCCTTCCGTCGTCCGTGAAACCTCAAAGGTCTCCAAGCCCCTCTACCGCTGGGGTGGTGTCCTCAACGCGTCCGCCGTCGTTGCAAAAGAGAACCCCATCTGGTCTTTGGGGGAGAGGGTTAGCCTTCCCATTTACCCCCTCGACGTCACCCCCGTCCTTGAGCCGACGCTGACCTGGGAGATTTACGCCAAATCAGCCAACGTCAACGTCACCGCCCATATGAAGGTTCTCTATTACGTCTCCTACAACGGCGAAAGGCTGTTTGAGAGGGTTTACAACGCCTCTTCGGCATCGGGCAGGAACAGAGTCGTTCTCTCAATCCCGGTCAACGTCTCCGATGTCGTTTCGAGGATTGAATCCGATGTGGCCTTTCTGAAGTTGCCCCGCTTTGAGAGCGGTATCGAGGTGAAGGGGGACTTCTCCTACTCTGGAACCGTCGAAGGAAGGCCCGTTTCGGGAAGCGGCTCCCTGAACGGAAACGTTAAGGTGTCCTACGGCTCGGTCTACACCTTCACCGGTGACGCCGTCAACGGCACGGGCACGTACACTGAAACCGTAACCTTCACGAGGCCGGTCAACCGCGTAAAGCGCACACTGCTCCTCGGGGGCTCTGTCTTGGCCCTCGTCCTGGCCATTGTGGCGCTTGTGTTGAGGTTCCGCTTCAACCCCTCCCCCGATGAGGTGGAGAGGATGAAAGCCATGGCGGAGCTTAGACGGTACGGCAAGTGGATAAGCACTGGAAAGCTCCCTGAAAGCTACGTCCACTCACCGCCCAAGGTGGAGTTCCCGAGCCTTGGCGACCTCGTTGAAACTGCCATTGACCACGGGAAGAGGGTAATCCATGACTCCGAAAGGGGACTTTACTTCTTCGTGGACGGGGGAGTTCTCTACATCTTCTCTCCGAAATCCTAA
- the alaS gene encoding alanine--tRNA ligase has protein sequence MSMDMTTRMFKEEGWIRKRCPKCGKYFWTLDPDRETCGDPPCDEYQFIGKPGIPKKYTLDEMREKFLSFFEKHGHGRVKRYPVLPRWRDDVLLVGASIMDFQPWVISGEADPPANPLTISQPSIRFTDIDNVGITGRHFTIFEMMAHHAFNYPGKPIYWMDETVELAFEFFTKELNMKPEDITFKENPWAGGGNAGPAFEVLYRGLEVATLVFMQYKKAPENADPSQVVEIKGDYYVPMETRVVDTGYGLERLVWMSHGTPTAYDAVLGYVIEPLKKMAGVEKIDERILMENSRLAGMFDIEDMGDLRYLREQVAKRVGITVEELEKAVRPYELIYAIADHTKALTFMLADGVIPSNVKAGYLARLLIRKSIRHLRELGLEIPLAEIVAMHIKELSPTFPEFKEMEDVILDIINVEEKRYHETLRRGSDLVKREIAKLKKKGINELPLEKLILFYESHGLTPEIVAEIAQREGIKVEIPDNFYTLVAKQAEKTEKKTAAEYVVDFELVKDLPDTRTLYYEDPFMKEFDAEVVKVIDDWVVLNQTAFYPEGGGQPYDTGTLEVNGEEVKVTNVQKVGKVILHRVDKPELFKPGVKVHGKLDWDRRIQHMRHHTGTHVLMGALVRVLGKHVWQAGSQLHKDWARLDISHYKRITEEELREIERLANRVVMENRKVTWEWLPRTEAEMKYGFRLYQGGVVPGRVIRVLKIEGWDVQACGGTHLPNTGLIGPIKILRTERIQDGVERIIFAAGEAAIDWMQETERLLKKTAEIFRVPPEKVPETAERFFNEWKEARKEVEKLRKELAKLLVYELENKVEKIGEVEYIGAVVEGTMEDLREAANRLRKEKRVVVLISREGHFVVAVGDGLDLKAGELAKIITSIAGGGGGGRKELAQGRIKNPLKAEEAIGEVKKRLG, from the coding sequence ATGAGCATGGACATGACCACGAGAATGTTTAAAGAGGAAGGCTGGATAAGGAAGCGGTGCCCCAAGTGTGGTAAATACTTCTGGACGCTCGACCCTGACAGGGAAACCTGTGGAGACCCGCCGTGTGACGAGTACCAGTTCATAGGAAAGCCCGGCATACCGAAGAAGTACACCCTCGACGAGATGCGCGAGAAGTTCCTGAGCTTCTTCGAAAAGCACGGCCACGGAAGGGTCAAGCGCTACCCGGTTCTTCCGCGCTGGAGGGACGACGTTCTTCTCGTCGGCGCTTCAATCATGGACTTCCAGCCCTGGGTCATCAGCGGTGAGGCCGACCCGCCGGCGAACCCGCTCACGATAAGCCAGCCCTCGATTCGCTTCACTGACATTGACAACGTTGGAATAACCGGCAGGCACTTCACGATTTTCGAGATGATGGCCCACCATGCCTTCAACTACCCGGGCAAGCCGATTTACTGGATGGACGAGACGGTTGAGCTCGCCTTCGAGTTCTTCACCAAGGAGCTGAATATGAAACCGGAAGACATAACCTTCAAGGAGAACCCCTGGGCAGGCGGAGGAAACGCCGGACCGGCGTTCGAGGTGCTCTACCGCGGTCTGGAAGTGGCAACGCTCGTCTTCATGCAGTACAAGAAAGCCCCCGAAAACGCCGACCCGAGCCAGGTCGTCGAGATAAAGGGCGACTACTACGTCCCGATGGAGACGAGGGTCGTTGATACCGGCTACGGCCTTGAGAGGCTCGTCTGGATGAGCCACGGCACTCCAACGGCTTACGACGCCGTTCTCGGCTACGTAATCGAACCGCTCAAGAAGATGGCCGGCGTTGAAAAGATAGACGAGAGAATTCTCATGGAGAACTCCCGCCTCGCCGGAATGTTCGACATCGAGGACATGGGCGACTTAAGGTATCTCCGCGAGCAGGTGGCGAAGCGCGTTGGCATAACCGTCGAGGAGCTGGAGAAGGCCGTTAGGCCCTATGAGCTAATCTACGCGATAGCCGACCACACTAAGGCCTTAACTTTCATGCTCGCCGACGGCGTAATCCCGTCCAACGTCAAGGCCGGCTACCTCGCGAGGCTCCTCATAAGGAAGAGCATAAGGCACCTCCGCGAGCTCGGTCTGGAGATTCCGCTCGCTGAAATCGTCGCCATGCACATAAAGGAACTCTCGCCGACGTTCCCCGAGTTCAAGGAGATGGAGGACGTTATACTCGACATAATCAACGTTGAGGAGAAGCGCTACCACGAGACCCTCAGGCGCGGAAGCGACCTGGTGAAGCGCGAGATAGCCAAGCTCAAGAAGAAGGGCATCAACGAGCTCCCGCTCGAAAAGCTCATTCTCTTCTACGAGAGCCACGGTCTAACGCCAGAGATAGTGGCCGAGATTGCCCAGAGGGAGGGCATAAAGGTCGAGATTCCGGACAACTTCTACACGCTCGTTGCCAAGCAGGCCGAGAAGACCGAGAAGAAGACCGCCGCTGAGTACGTGGTGGACTTCGAGCTCGTTAAAGACCTGCCCGACACGAGGACGCTCTACTACGAGGACCCCTTCATGAAGGAGTTCGATGCGGAAGTCGTTAAGGTCATAGACGACTGGGTCGTGCTCAACCAGACGGCCTTCTATCCGGAGGGTGGCGGTCAGCCCTACGACACCGGAACGCTCGAGGTTAACGGCGAGGAGGTCAAGGTCACCAACGTCCAGAAGGTCGGGAAGGTAATCCTCCACCGCGTTGATAAACCGGAGCTCTTCAAGCCGGGCGTTAAGGTTCACGGAAAGCTTGACTGGGACAGGAGAATCCAGCACATGCGCCACCACACGGGGACACACGTCCTCATGGGCGCGCTCGTCAGGGTCTTAGGAAAGCATGTCTGGCAGGCCGGTTCACAGCTCCACAAGGACTGGGCGAGGCTGGACATCTCCCACTACAAGCGCATAACCGAGGAGGAGCTCAGGGAGATAGAGCGCCTCGCCAACCGCGTCGTCATGGAGAACAGGAAGGTGACCTGGGAGTGGCTCCCGAGGACCGAGGCAGAGATGAAGTATGGGTTCAGGCTCTACCAGGGTGGAGTCGTCCCGGGAAGGGTCATCAGGGTGCTCAAGATAGAGGGTTGGGACGTCCAGGCCTGCGGTGGAACTCACCTGCCGAACACCGGGCTTATAGGTCCGATTAAGATTCTGAGAACCGAGAGAATCCAGGACGGCGTTGAGAGGATAATCTTCGCGGCGGGAGAAGCGGCAATCGACTGGATGCAGGAAACGGAGAGACTGCTTAAGAAGACCGCTGAAATCTTCCGCGTCCCGCCGGAGAAGGTGCCTGAAACTGCTGAGCGCTTCTTCAACGAGTGGAAGGAAGCGAGGAAAGAGGTCGAGAAGCTCAGGAAAGAGCTGGCAAAGCTCCTCGTCTACGAGCTTGAGAACAAAGTCGAGAAAATCGGTGAGGTAGAGTACATCGGCGCGGTCGTTGAGGGCACGATGGAGGACCTCCGTGAAGCGGCGAACAGGCTCAGGAAGGAGAAGCGCGTCGTTGTCCTCATCAGCAGGGAGGGCCACTTCGTCGTTGCGGTCGGAGACGGTCTCGACCTCAAGGCCGGCGAGCTGGCGAAAATAATAACGAGCATCGCCGGCGGTGGCGGTGGCGGAAGGAAAGAACTCGCCCAGGGCAGGATAAAGAACCCGCTGAAGGCTGAGGAGGCGATAGGGGAGGTCAAGAAGAGGCTCGGTTAA
- a CDS encoding Nif3-like dinuclear metal center hexameric protein gives MNRDELVAFLDEYLQVSAYPDKSSNGLQVEGKEEVERVAFAVDTTLRTIERAVNGKADMLIVHHGMIWGGLNYITGIHYKRLKALIENGLNLYVAHLPLDAHPEVGNNVGLLRLLGLEPRGPFGEYRGLSIGFYGEFEEPQPIEKVAQIVAEKLDTTVKTYEFGKREVKTVGAISGAGAFALEEAYRKGIDLLITGEFGHADYLTALDLPQSVLVAGHYKTETLGVKALMELIRERFGLSVFFIDEPTDL, from the coding sequence ATGAACCGCGACGAGCTGGTCGCTTTCCTCGACGAATACCTTCAGGTTTCGGCTTACCCCGACAAGTCGAGCAACGGCCTCCAGGTGGAGGGAAAGGAAGAGGTCGAGAGGGTAGCGTTTGCCGTGGACACGACGCTCAGAACAATCGAGAGGGCCGTTAATGGAAAGGCCGACATGCTGATAGTGCATCACGGGATGATTTGGGGAGGTCTTAACTATATAACAGGTATCCATTACAAGCGGTTGAAGGCGCTAATCGAGAACGGCCTGAACCTCTACGTGGCACATCTACCCCTCGATGCGCACCCTGAAGTCGGAAACAACGTCGGCCTGCTCAGACTTCTCGGTCTGGAGCCCAGGGGGCCCTTCGGCGAGTACAGGGGGCTGAGCATAGGCTTCTACGGCGAGTTCGAGGAGCCACAGCCGATTGAGAAGGTAGCCCAAATAGTGGCGGAGAAGCTCGACACGACCGTTAAGACCTACGAGTTCGGGAAGAGGGAAGTTAAAACCGTCGGCGCGATAAGCGGGGCAGGCGCTTTTGCACTGGAAGAAGCTTACAGAAAGGGAATAGACCTCCTCATCACCGGCGAATTCGGCCACGCCGACTATCTGACGGCCCTCGACCTGCCCCAGAGTGTCTTAGTTGCGGGACACTACAAGACGGAAACGCTCGGGGTTAAAGCACTGATGGAGCTTATCAGGGAGAGGTTCGGGCTGAGCGTCTTCTTCATAGACGAGCCAACCGACCTCTAA
- a CDS encoding tRNA uridine(34) 5-carboxymethylaminomethyl modification radical SAM/GNAT enzyme Elp3: MDEFERAVRELARLVMDGEIKSRDELNRWKIKVARKYHLSKIPGNSDILKTIPEERREEFRDLLKRKPTRTISGVAVVAMMTKPFPCPHGRCIYCPGGPSVGSPQSYTGREPSALRAIQSAYHPYIIMMRRLKQLTDIGHDVDKVEVIIQGGTFPAVDLDYQEWFIKEAFKAMNDFPHFKDVENLEEKLIRLIVKKDESVFEEDPKFREAWLKTHSKPYYYLEDEQRKNEKAKVRMVGLTIETRPDWAFERQIDRMLKLGTTRVELGVQTVFNFIHERTKRGHGVEEIVKATQLLRDAGLKINYHIMPGLPGSNFERDLYTFRTIFEDSRFRPDMLKVYPTLVTKDAPLYRWWREGKYRPYRTEEAVELLVEAYKLFPKWVRVMRIQRDIPVQLIVDGVKHSNLGQLVFNELIKRGIRPREIRFREVGHMMEKFGIQPEVEHIKLLREDYEAAGGREIFLSFEDTKNDILIGFLRLRIPSEKAHRKEINCCPSAIVRELHVYGPLVPIGGKPRYEWQHRGYGRELLAEAERIAREEFDVKKMLVISGVGVRNYYRKFGYRKNGPYVAKRLDRGYADYKKSKEFDAHLNT, encoded by the coding sequence ATGGACGAGTTTGAGAGGGCAGTTAGAGAGCTGGCGAGACTCGTGATGGATGGCGAGATTAAGAGCCGAGACGAGCTCAACCGCTGGAAGATTAAGGTGGCGAGAAAGTACCATCTCTCAAAGATTCCGGGCAATTCCGATATCCTGAAGACCATTCCTGAAGAGAGGCGCGAGGAGTTCCGGGACTTGTTGAAGAGAAAGCCGACGAGGACGATAAGCGGGGTGGCTGTTGTCGCTATGATGACGAAGCCGTTTCCCTGCCCTCATGGCAGGTGTATCTACTGTCCCGGCGGGCCGAGCGTTGGTTCACCCCAGAGCTACACGGGAAGGGAGCCGTCAGCTTTGAGGGCAATCCAGAGCGCTTATCACCCTTACATCATCATGATGCGTCGCCTCAAACAGCTCACCGACATAGGCCACGACGTTGACAAGGTCGAGGTCATAATCCAGGGCGGAACCTTCCCGGCGGTTGACCTGGACTACCAGGAGTGGTTCATAAAAGAGGCCTTTAAGGCTATGAACGACTTCCCGCACTTTAAAGACGTAGAGAACCTCGAGGAGAAGCTGATTAGGCTGATAGTGAAGAAGGACGAGTCCGTTTTTGAGGAAGACCCGAAGTTCCGCGAGGCATGGCTCAAAACTCACTCAAAGCCCTACTACTACCTTGAAGACGAGCAGAGGAAGAACGAGAAAGCTAAGGTCAGGATGGTCGGCCTTACGATAGAGACCCGCCCGGATTGGGCCTTCGAGAGGCAGATTGACAGGATGCTCAAGCTCGGAACGACGCGCGTTGAGCTGGGTGTTCAGACGGTCTTTAACTTCATCCACGAGAGGACCAAGCGCGGTCACGGCGTCGAGGAGATTGTTAAGGCCACACAGCTTCTCCGTGATGCCGGCTTGAAAATCAACTACCACATAATGCCCGGCCTTCCGGGAAGCAACTTCGAACGCGACCTCTACACCTTCAGGACGATTTTCGAGGATTCCCGCTTCAGGCCCGACATGCTAAAGGTTTACCCGACGCTCGTAACCAAGGACGCCCCCCTCTACCGCTGGTGGAGGGAAGGTAAATACCGTCCCTACCGCACGGAAGAAGCGGTAGAGCTCCTCGTCGAGGCCTACAAGCTCTTCCCGAAGTGGGTTCGCGTTATGAGAATCCAGCGCGACATTCCGGTTCAGCTCATCGTTGACGGTGTCAAGCACTCAAACCTCGGCCAGCTCGTCTTCAACGAGCTAATCAAGAGGGGCATAAGGCCGAGGGAGATTCGCTTCAGGGAAGTCGGCCACATGATGGAGAAGTTCGGAATCCAGCCGGAGGTGGAGCATATAAAGCTCCTCCGCGAGGACTACGAGGCAGCTGGCGGAAGGGAAATTTTCCTGAGCTTTGAAGATACCAAGAACGACATACTGATAGGCTTCCTCCGCCTCAGGATTCCGAGCGAAAAAGCCCACAGGAAGGAGATAAACTGCTGTCCCTCGGCGATAGTCCGGGAGCTCCACGTTTACGGCCCGCTCGTGCCGATTGGAGGAAAGCCACGCTATGAGTGGCAACACAGGGGTTACGGAAGGGAGCTTCTGGCCGAGGCTGAAAGAATCGCCCGCGAGGAGTTCGACGTCAAGAAGATGCTCGTTATCAGCGGTGTCGGCGTCAGGAACTACTACCGGAAGTTCGGCTACCGGAAGAACGGGCCCTACGTCGCGAAGAGGCTCGATAGGGGCTATGCGGACTACAAAAAGAGTAAAGAGTTCGACGCGCACCTGAACACTTAG